The Syngnathus typhle isolate RoL2023-S1 ecotype Sweden linkage group LG16, RoL_Styp_1.0, whole genome shotgun sequence genome includes a region encoding these proteins:
- the gale gene encoding UDP-glucose 4-epimerase isoform X1 gives MAQKVLVTGGAGYIGSHCVVELIEAGYQPIVVDDCSNAIKGKAGVPESLLRIQKFLDTSIEFHELDLLDKPALEGVFKKHSFSAVMHFAGLKAVGESVQQPLRYFKVNLTATMNLLEVMQTYGVHNLVFSSSATVYGDPQRLPIDEKHPVGNCSNPYGKTKFFIEEMIKDQCKADKSWNSVLLRYFNPIGAHSSGLIGEDPRGIPNNLLPYIAQVAVGRRQVLIVFGNDYDTPDGTGVRDYIHVVDLGKGHIAALKKLKDNCGCKVYNLGTGVGYSVLQMVDAMKKASGKDIPYKIAPRREGDAACCYADPRLAEKELGWKADFALERMCEDVWRWQSMNPTGYSKEGTF, from the exons ATGGCACAGAAGGTGCTGGTCACGGGCGGTGCGGGCTACATTGGGAGTCACTGCGTAGTGGAGCTTATTGAAGCTGGCTACCAACCCATTGTGGTTGATGATTGCAGCAATGCTATAAAAG GAAAAGCAGGTGTGCCTGAGAGTTTACTTAGAATACAGAAGTTTCTGGACACCAGCATTGAGTTTCATGAACTTGACCTTCTGGACAAACCTGCCCTGGAAGGAGTTTTTAAAAAG CATTCTTTCAGCGCCGTGATGCATTTTgctggcctgaaggccgttgGAGAGTCGGTGCAGCAGCCGTTACGCTACTTCAAGGTCAACCTTACCGCCACCATGAACCTACTTGAG GTGATGCAGACTTACGGGGTACACAATCTGGTGTTCAGTAGTTCGGCCACTGTTTACGGAGACCCTCAGCGTCTGCCCATTGATGAGAAGCACCCTGTTGGAAACTGTTCCAACCCTTATGGCAAAACCAAGTTCTTCATTGAGGAGATGATCAAGGACCAATGCAAGGCTGACAAG AGTTGGAATTCAGTATTGCTGCGGTATTTCAACCCCATCGGTGCGCATTCCTCTGGCCTCATTGGAGAGGACCCTCGGGGTATCCCCAATAATTTACTACCATACATTGCTCAG GTTGCTGTTGGGAGAAGGCAGGTGCTCATTGTATTTGGAAATGACTATGACACACCAGATGGAACag GTGTGAGAGATTATATTCATGTTGTTGATTTGGGAAAGGGACACATAGCTGCGCTGAAGAAGCTGAAGGACAATTGTGGGTGCAAG gTTTACAACCTCGGAACAGGAGTCGGGTACTCGGTGCTCCAGATGGTGGATGCCATGAAGAAGGCATCAGGGAAAGAC ATTCCTTATAAGATTGCTCCTCGTCGAGAAGGCGATGCAGCATGCTGTTACGCCGACCCTCGCCTGGCTGAGAAAGAACTCGGCTGGAAGGCTGACTTTGCACTGGAAAGAATGT GTGAGGATGTTTGGCGCTGGCAGTCGATGAATCCCACCGGATATTCCAAAGAGGGAactttttga
- the ppie gene encoding peptidyl-prolyl cis-trans isomerase E, giving the protein MAASKRVLYVGGLAEEVDEKVLHAAFIPFGDITDVQIPLDYETEKHRGFAFVEFELAEDAAAAIDNMNESELFGRTIRVNIAKPMRIKEGSSRPVWSDDDWLKKFSGKTLEEAEVEAAGETAKTATQEAEPPVKKGRINPQVYMDIKIGNKPAGRLRFLLRADVVPMTAENFRCLCTHEKGFGYKGSSFHRIIPQFMCQGGDFTNHNGTGGKSIYGRKFDDENFVLKHTAPGQLSMANSGTNTNGSQFFITNDKTDWLDGKHVVFGELVEGMDVLREMEAQGTKDGKAKQKVIISDCGECV; this is encoded by the exons ATGGCGGCGAGCAAGCGGGTTTTGTATGTCG GTGGGCTGGCGGAGGAAGTGGACGAGAAAGTCTTGCATGCTGCTTTTATTCCCTTTGGAGACATCACAGATGTCCAAATACCATTAGACTACGAGACAG AAAAGCACAGAGGTTTTGCATTTGTTGAGTTTGAACTGGCAGAG GATGCTGCTGCAGCTATTGATAACATG AATGAATCCGAGCTTTTCGGTCGGACTATCCGTGTCAACATCGCCAAGCCAATGAGAATAAAAGAAGGATCCTCTCGACCAG tgtggtCGGATGACGACTGGCTGAAGAAGTTCTCAGGAAAGACTTTAGAAGAGGCTGAGGTCGAGGCTGCAGGAGAAACAGCCAAGACTGCTACTCAAGAG GCAGAGCCCCCTGTTAAAAAGGGAAGAATTAATCCGCAGGTCTACATGGATATCAAGATCGGCAACAAACCTGCAGGAAGACTTCGCTTCCTCCTTCGGGCCGACGTTGTTCCCATGACAGCAG AAAATTTCCGTTGCTTATGCACACATGAAAAGGGATTTGGCTATAAAGGGAGCAGCTTTCATCGCATCATTCCCCAGTTCATGTGCCAAGGAGGTGACTTCACCAACCACAACGGCACCGGCGGCAAATCCATTTATGGACGAAAGTTCGATGATGAAAACTTTGTCCTCAAACACACCGCTCCAG GGCAGCTCTCCATGGCCAACTCTGGAACTAACACCAATGGCTCCCAGTTCTTCATCACCAATGACAAAACAGACTGGCTGGATGGCAAACACGTGGTGTTTGGAGAGCTGGTGGAGGGGATGGATGTACTTCGTGAAATGGAG gctCAGGGGACAAAAGATGGCAAAGCAAAGCAGAAAGTCATCATCTCAGATTGTGGAGAATGTGTGTAA
- the pabpc4 gene encoding polyadenylate-binding protein 4, producing MNTSTGSYPMASLYVGDLHPDITEAMLYEKFSPAGPVLSIRVCRDMITRRSLGYAYVNFSQPADAERALDTMNFDVVKGKPIRIMWSQRDPSLRKSGVGNVFIKNLDKSIDNKALYDTFSAFGNILSCKVVCDENGSKGYAFVHFETQDAADRAIEKMNGMLLNDRKVFVGRFKSRKEREAELGAKAKEFTNVYIKNFGDDMNDEHLKELFDKYGKTLSVKVMTDPTGKSRGFGFVSYEKHEDANKAVEEMNGTDLNGKTVFVGRAQKKMERQAELKRKFEMLKQERISRYQGVNLYIKNLDDTIDDEKLRKEFSPFGSITSTKVMLEEGRSKGFGFVCFSSPEEATKAVTEMNGRIVGSKPLYVALAQRKEERKAHLTNQYMQRIAGMRAMPANAIINQFQPTSGYFMPTVPQAQNRTTYYAPNQMAQMRPNPRWQQGGRGQGGFQGMPSSLRQPGPRSNLRHMSPNNTQGPRGSGQSLGPRPSMGLPGPRTMPPYKYAAGVRNPNPQVVQPLALQQTQPAVHVQGQEPLTASMLASAPPQEQKQMLGERLFPLIQAMHANLAGKITGMLLEIDNSELLHMLESHESLRSKVEEAVAVLQAHQAKKDATQKVGGMTNTGAATTS from the exons ATGAACACATCGACCGGGAGTTATCCGATGGCTTCTCTTTACGTTGGCGACCTGCACCCTGACATCACGGAGGCGATGTTATACGAGAAATTCAGCCCAGCCGGACCGGTGCTGTCCATTCGGGTCTGCCGAGACATGATCACCCGGCGGTCCTTGGGGTACGCTTATGTCAACTTCTCCCAGCCTGCTGACG CCGAACGAGCCTTGGACACGATGAACTTTGACGTGGTGAAAGGAAAGCCAATCAGAATCATGTGGTCCCAAAGAGACCCCTCCCTCAGGAAGTCTGGAGTGGGCAACGTCTTTATCAAGAACCTTGACAAGTCCATTGATAACAAAGCGCTGTATGACACCTTCTCTGCCTTTGGAAACATCCTGTCCTGCAAG GTGGTGTGTGATGAAAATGGCTCCAAGGGCTACGCCTTCGTCCACTTTGAGACCCAGGATGCTGCTGACCGTGCCATCGAGAAAATGAACGGCATGCTTTTGAATGACCGCAAGGT GTTTGTAGGTCGCTTCAAATCTCGCAAGGAGCGTGAGGCCGAGCTGGGTGCTAAAGCCAAGGAGTTCACAAATGTCTACATCAAGAACTTTGGTGACGATATGAATGATGAGCACCTTAAGGAGCTTTTTGACAAATATG GCAAAACACTTAGCGTGAAAGTGATGACAGACCCTACTGGCAAATCCAGAGGCTTTGGATTTGTTAGTTATGAGAAGCATGAGGATGCTAACAAG GCTGTGGAGGAGATGAACGGCACAGATCTCAATGGCAAGACTGTGTTTGTGGGACGAGCTCAGAAGAAAATGGAGCGACAGGCAGAGCTGAAGCGCAAGTTTGAGATGCTGAAACAGGAGAGAATCAGCCGCTATCAG GGAGTTAATCTTTACATCAAGAATCTAGATGACACCATAGATGATGAAAAACTGCGTAAGGAGTTTTCACCTTTTGGATCAATCACAAGCACAAAG GTGATGCTGGAGGAGGGTCGCTCCAAGGGCTTTGGCTTTGTTTGCTTCTCTTCTCCCGAGGAGGCCACCAAAGCGGTAACTGAGATGAACGGACGAATCGTCGGTTCCAAACCGCTCTATGTGGCTCTTGCTCAGCGCAAAGAGGAGCGTAAAGCCCATCTCACCAACCAGTACATGCAACGCATCGCTGGCATGAGAGCCATGCCGGCCAACGCCATCATTAATCAGTTCCAACCCACCAGTGGCTACTTCATGCCGACCGTGCCACAG GCCCAGAATAGAACTACTTACTACGCACCCAATCAGATGGCCCAAATGCGACCAAATCCCCGGTGGCAACAAGGTGGTAGGGGTCAAG GTGGTTTCCAGGGGATGCCCAGCTCACTGCGACAACCAGGTCCGCGTTCCAACCTGAGACACATGTCTCCCAACAACACGCAGGGCCCAAGAG GTTCCGGCCAAAGCCTTGGTCCTCGTCCCTCAATGGGATTACCAGGGCCTCGCACCATGCCTCCTTACAAATATGCCGCTGGTGTACGCAACCCTAATCCTCAGGTGGTGCAACCTCTTGCCTTACAGCAG ACTCAGCCAGCTGTCCATGTTCAGGGTCAGGAACCACTGACGGCTTCCATGCTGGCTTCTGCGCCACCACAGGAGCAGAAGCAGATGCTCG GGGAACGTCTCTTCCCACTGATTCAGGCCATGCACGCCAACCTTGCAGGAAAGATCACAGGCATGTTGCTTGAGATCGACAATTCGGAACTGCTACATATGTTGGAATCTCATGAGTCATTGCGTTCAAAG GTGGAAGAAGCTGTTGCGGTGCTGCAGGCCCACCAAGCAAAGAAAGATGCCACTCAGAAAGTAGGCGGCATGACTAATACCGGTGCTGCTACCACATCTTGA
- the zbtb8a gene encoding zinc finger and BTB domain-containing protein 8A → MDIVTDEGENSLYRASGESNHQQPQRWFNTADITAAHQTNLLKQLNQQRRQELFCDFSVLVEGHLFRAHRNVLCASSGYFRMLLTQGLDGMSESANATFDSFSPEIFTVILDFIYSGQLDLSSQNVIEVMSAASYLQMNNVINYCKNFIKSSLDISVKDEDSDRCHSLSETCSFISGTGEETADQQQQQRDQRSESPPPALWTRDSSRSQSSFMSKDLEKDISGPAFKTEPSSPANDINTDFEDPQDPLYTLPVPERRRGKGANKRKASNSTHSNHHDDPDIQEASTLKAEKADELYANLPQIVGVVGNFETESNSAMRFKCPFCTHTVKRKADLKRHLRCHTGERPYPCQACSKRFTRLEHLRSHFETIHQARKLVCRRCKCPVTEDSGQVVCEGTRRYRMCPLCVHEVGRDTMPMDSLEGSNEEPALLLGVDGEEEQSNRAWMANDDDDLAEDSGADLIIQQVDDSDEELQ, encoded by the exons ATGGATATTGTGACCGACGAGGGGGAGAACAGCCTCTATCGGGCGTCGGGTGAATCCAACCACCA GCAGCCTCAGCGATGGTTCAATACGGCCGACATCACGGCGGCTCACCAAACCAACCTGCTGAAGCAGCTCAACCAGCAGAGACGTCAGGAACTCTTTTGTGACTTCAGCGTACTGGTGGAGGGTCACCTCTTCAGGGCCCACCGCAACGTCCTGTGCGCCAGCAGCGGCTACTTCCGCATGCTGCTGACTCAGGGACTCGATGGGATGTCGGAATCCGCTAATGCCACCTTTGACTCTTTTAGCCCGGAGATCTTCACAGTCATCCTGGATTTCATCTATTCGGGCCAGCTGGACCTCTCCAGTCAAAATGTGATTGAAGTGATGTCCGCTGCCAGTTACTTGCAGATGAACAATGTCATCAACTACTGCAAGAATTTCATCAAATCTTCTTTGGACATCAGCGTGAAAGATGAAGACAGCGATCGATGTCACAGCTTGTCGGAGACCTGCAGCTTCATCAGTGGGACTGGAGAGGAGACAGCAgatcagcagcagcaacagcgagATCAACGTTCTGAAAGTCCACCACCTGCACTATGGACCAGGGACAGCTCCAGATCCCAGTCAAGCTTCATGAGCAAAGATTTGGAGAAGGACATTTCGGGTCCAGCATTTAAGACTGAGCCAAGTAGTCCTGCCAATGACATTAACACGGACTTTGAGGACCCCCAGGACCCTTTGTATACATTGCCAGTGCCAGAGCGCCGGCGTGGCAAAGGTGCAAATAAGAGAAAGGCGAGCAACAGCACCCACTCCAACCACCATGATGACCCAGACATCCAAGAGGCCAGCACACTAAAGGCAGAGAAGGCTGATGAGCTTTATGCCAATTTACCACAAATTGTGGGTGTTGTTGGAAACTTCGAAACCG AATCCAATTCCGCCATGCGCTTCAAATGCCCTTTCTGTACACACACGGTGAAAAGGAAGGCGGACCTCAAGCGTCATTTGCGCTGTCACACTGGCGAGAGACCGTATCCGTGTCAGGCCTGCAGTAAGCGATTTACTCGCCTGGAGCATCTCCGCAGCCACTTTGAGACG ATTCATCAAGCCAGGAAGCTGGTGTGCAGAAGGTGTAAATGTCCGGTGACTGAAGATTCCGGCCAAGTGGTGTGTGAGGGCACACGGCGTTACCGCATGTGCCCGCTGTGCGTCCACGAAGTGGGCCGCGATACAATGCCCATGGACAGTCTGGAAGGAAGCAATGAGGAGCCGGCGCTTTTACTAGGTGTGGACGGCGAGGAGGAGCAGAGTAATAGGGCCTGGATGGCAAATGATGACGACGACTTGGCCGAAGACTCCGGGGCTGACCTCATCATTCAACAAGTGGATGACAGCGACGAAGAGCTGCAGTGA
- the gale gene encoding UDP-glucose 4-epimerase isoform X2: MAQKVLVTGGAGYIGSHCVVELIEAGYQPIVVDDCSNAIKAGVPESLLRIQKFLDTSIEFHELDLLDKPALEGVFKKHSFSAVMHFAGLKAVGESVQQPLRYFKVNLTATMNLLEVMQTYGVHNLVFSSSATVYGDPQRLPIDEKHPVGNCSNPYGKTKFFIEEMIKDQCKADKSWNSVLLRYFNPIGAHSSGLIGEDPRGIPNNLLPYIAQVAVGRRQVLIVFGNDYDTPDGTGVRDYIHVVDLGKGHIAALKKLKDNCGCKVYNLGTGVGYSVLQMVDAMKKASGKDIPYKIAPRREGDAACCYADPRLAEKELGWKADFALERMCEDVWRWQSMNPTGYSKEGTF, translated from the exons ATGGCACAGAAGGTGCTGGTCACGGGCGGTGCGGGCTACATTGGGAGTCACTGCGTAGTGGAGCTTATTGAAGCTGGCTACCAACCCATTGTGGTTGATGATTGCAGCAATGCTATAAAAG CAGGTGTGCCTGAGAGTTTACTTAGAATACAGAAGTTTCTGGACACCAGCATTGAGTTTCATGAACTTGACCTTCTGGACAAACCTGCCCTGGAAGGAGTTTTTAAAAAG CATTCTTTCAGCGCCGTGATGCATTTTgctggcctgaaggccgttgGAGAGTCGGTGCAGCAGCCGTTACGCTACTTCAAGGTCAACCTTACCGCCACCATGAACCTACTTGAG GTGATGCAGACTTACGGGGTACACAATCTGGTGTTCAGTAGTTCGGCCACTGTTTACGGAGACCCTCAGCGTCTGCCCATTGATGAGAAGCACCCTGTTGGAAACTGTTCCAACCCTTATGGCAAAACCAAGTTCTTCATTGAGGAGATGATCAAGGACCAATGCAAGGCTGACAAG AGTTGGAATTCAGTATTGCTGCGGTATTTCAACCCCATCGGTGCGCATTCCTCTGGCCTCATTGGAGAGGACCCTCGGGGTATCCCCAATAATTTACTACCATACATTGCTCAG GTTGCTGTTGGGAGAAGGCAGGTGCTCATTGTATTTGGAAATGACTATGACACACCAGATGGAACag GTGTGAGAGATTATATTCATGTTGTTGATTTGGGAAAGGGACACATAGCTGCGCTGAAGAAGCTGAAGGACAATTGTGGGTGCAAG gTTTACAACCTCGGAACAGGAGTCGGGTACTCGGTGCTCCAGATGGTGGATGCCATGAAGAAGGCATCAGGGAAAGAC ATTCCTTATAAGATTGCTCCTCGTCGAGAAGGCGATGCAGCATGCTGTTACGCCGACCCTCGCCTGGCTGAGAAAGAACTCGGCTGGAAGGCTGACTTTGCACTGGAAAGAATGT GTGAGGATGTTTGGCGCTGGCAGTCGATGAATCCCACCGGATATTCCAAAGAGGGAactttttga
- the gjb10 gene encoding gap junction protein beta 10, producing the protein MNWGFLQGLLSGVNKYSTAFGRVWLSIVFVFRVLVFVVAAEKVWGDEQKDFKCNTAQPGCHNVCYDHFFPVSHVRLWALQLIFVTCPSFLVVMHVAYRDDREHKHRLKYGENCRRLYLNTGKKRGGLWWTYVLTLIFKVCVDTTFVYLLYHIYEGYDFPSLIKCEQKPCPNKVDCFIARPTEKRIFTIFMVVTSLVCIVLSVIEIIYLVGKRCREIFTGVHHSHHIMTTSSSNLMQSNPLTMSKKNTPQTPAPAYSVAVS; encoded by the coding sequence ATGAACTGGGGCTTCCTTCAGGGCCTCCTCAGTGGGGTGAACAAGTACTCCACCGCCTTCGGCCGAGTGTGGCTATCCATTGTGTTCGTCTTCAGGGTGCTGGTATTCGTGGTGGCGGCCGAGAAGGTTTGGGGTGACGAACAGAAGGATTTCAAATGCAACACAGCTCAGCCGGGTTGCCACAACGTCTGTTACGACCACTTCTTTCCCGTGTCCCACGTGAGACTGTGGGCACTGCAGCTCATCTTCGTCACTTGCCCCTCGTTCCTGGTGGTGATGCACGTGGCTTACCGGGACGACCGCGAGCACAAGCATCGGCTCAAGTACGGCGAGAACTGCCGCCGCCTCTACCTGAACACGGGCAAGAAGCGCGGCGGCCTATGGTGGACTTACGTCCTGACTCTGATCTTCAAAGTCTGCGTGGACACCACCTTCGTCTACCTCCTTTACCACATCTACGAGGGCTACGACTTCCCCTCGCTCATCAAGTGCGAACAGAAGCCGTGTCCCAACAAGGTGGACTGCTTCATCGCCCGGCCCACAGAGAAAAGAATCTTCACCATCTTCATGGTGGTCACCAGCCTGGTCTGCATCGTCCTCTCTGTTATAGAAATTATCTACCTGGTGGGCAAACGCTGCCGCGAAATCTTCACCGGTGTCCATCACTCTCACCACATTAtgaccaccagcagcagcaattTGATGCAGTCAAACCCTCTGACGATGTCCAAAAAGAACACACCACAAACCCCTGCCCCAGCGTACAGCGTGGCTGTATCTTga
- the hmgcl gene encoding hydroxymethylglutaryl-CoA lyase, mitochondrial, translating to MAAVWRLVNRSALSSAAIGQQYLPFSSPAKAGVRAGYTLPDKVKIVEVGPRDGLQNEKTIVPTETKIHLIDMLSESGLSVVEATSFVSPKWVPQMADQVEVMKGICRKPGVSYPVLTPNLKGFQAAVKAGASEVAIFGAASEMFSKKNINCSVDESLRRFDEVVKAAKEAGVPVRGYVSCVLGCPYEGKVPPEKVARVAKRLYSMGCYEISLGDTIGVGTPGSMREMLAAVSRDVPVKALAVHCHDTYGQALANILVALQMGVSVVDSSVSGLGGCPYAHGASGNVATEDVVYMLHGLGIQTGVDLAKLMDAGAFICRSLNKKTSSKVAEATCKL from the exons ATGGCGGCCGTGTGGAGGCTTGTAAACAGAAGTGCATTGAGCTCAGCCGCAATCGGACAACAGTACCTACCGTTCAGCTCCCCCGCGAAG GCTGGTGTAAGAGCAGGTTACACCCTGCCAGATAAAGTGAAAATAGTGGAGGTGGGACCCAGAGATGGGCTTCAAAATGAAAAG ACTATCGTGCCAACAGAGACCAAAATCCATTTGATTGACATGTTGTCAGAGTCAGGGCTGTCAGTAGTAGAAGCCACCAGCTTTGTATCGCCAAAGTGGGTTCCACAA ATGGCAGACCAAGTTGAGGTGATGAAAGGGATCTGCAGGAAACCTGGGGTGTCTTACCCGGTCCTCACTCCAAACCTCAAAGGATTCCAGGCTGCT GTGAAGGCTGGCGCCTCCGAGGTCGCCATATTCGGTGCTGCATCTGAGATGTTTAGTAAAAAGAATATCAACTGCTCAGTGGATGAAAGTTTACGGCGCTTTGACGAGGTCGTAAAAGCGGCTAAAGAGGCTGGCGTGCCTGTCAGAGG CTATGTGTCTTGTGTTCTTGGCTGCCCATACGAAGGCAAGGTTCCTCCTGAAAAGGTTGCACGT GTGGCAAAGCGTCTGTACTCCATGGGCTGCTATGAGATTTCCCTCGGCGACACAATTGGAGTGGGCACTCCAGGCAGCATGCGGGAAATGCTGGCAGCCGTGAGCCGCGACGTGCCAGTCAAGGCCTTGGCCGTGCACTGTCACGACACGTACGGGCAGGCCCTCGCAAATATCCTTGTAGCTTTGCAG ATGGGAGTGAGTGTGGTGGACTCTTCCGTTTCCGGGTTAGGTGGTTGCCCTTATGCACATGGTGCTTCTGGAAACGTTGCCACAGAAGATGTTGTCTACATGCTTCATGGACTTGGGATTCAAACT GGAGTGGACCTCGCCAAGCTGATGGACGCAGGAGCTTTTATTTGTCGAAGCCTTAATAAGAAAACCAGTTCTAAAGTGGCTGAGGCAACTTGCAAACTGTAG
- the gjb3 gene encoding gap junction protein beta 3 codes for MDWKTFQALLSGVNKYSTAFGRIWLSVVFVFRVMVYVVAAERVWGDEQKDFDCNTKQPGCSNVCYDHYFPISHIRLWALQLIFITCPSFMVVMHVAYRDDRERKHKVKNGENAKLYTNTGKKHGGLWWTYLLSLFFKTGIEIAFLYILHHIYDSFYLPRLVKCEVFPCPNIVDCYIGHPTEKKVFTYFMVGASALCIVLNICEIIYLIAKRIVRIVKKNTRPKQNPPVPTIEYTDDLFNKYVEPLPKTDMEDKPPSFKSANKPEYRLSMLKFDDKIRASAPNLSTPC; via the coding sequence ATGGACTGGAAGACATTCCAAGCTCTTCTGAGTGGGGTGAACAAATACTCCACAGCCTTTGGACGCATCTGGCTGTCCGTGGTGTTTGTATTCAGAGTGATGGTGTATGTGGTGGCAGCTGAACGGGTGTGGGGCGACGAGCAGAAGGACTTTGATTGCAACACCAAGCAACCGGGATGCTCCAACGTCTGCTATGACCACTACTTCCCCATCTCGCATATCCGCCTGTGGGCACTGCAGCTGATCTTCATCACCTGCCCGTCCTTCATGGTGGTCATGCACGTGGCCTACCGTGATGACCGCGAGCGCAAGCACAAAGTCAAGAACGGTGAGAACGCCAAACTCTACACCAACACGGGCAAAAAACATGGCGGCCTGTGGTGGACCTACCTGCTCAGCCTCTTCTTCAAGACGGGCATCGAGATCGCCTTCCTCTACATCCTCCACCACATTTATGACAGCTTCTACCTGCCCAGGCTTGTCAAGTGCGAGGTGTTTCCTTGCCCAAACATAGTGGACTGCTACATCGGCCATCCCACTGAGAAGAAAGTGTTCACCTACTTCATGGTGGGCGCATCTGCGCTCTGCATCGTCCTCAACATCTGCGAGATCATCTACCTCATCGCCAAGAGAATCGTGCGAATTGTCAAAAAGAACACCAGGCCCAAACAAAACCCCCCTGTGCCCACCATAGAGTACACGGATGACCTTTTCAACAAGTACGTTGAGCCTTTGCCCAAAACGGACATGGAGGATAAGCCTCCATCTTTCAAATCTGCAAACAAACCAGAGTACAGATTGTCCATGCTGAAGTTTGATGACAAGATTCGGGCCTCTGCTCCAAATTTGTCTACTCCTTGCTGA